The sequence GATTTCCGTTTGTCAGAGTACATATTGTCCATATTGTCTCAGGAAACGCTTACCCCTTACGTCTGCGGAGGTGTAGACATGAGCCAGGAGATACGACTGTTACCCAGCCGCAGGTGCGCCGATAAGCTGCCAGGCGCCACGGTTCATCGCCAGCGCAAATTCATGGTTCTTGACGACGTCCAGTATCTCGGCTACGCCGCATTTCTTGAGAGAGTAGGTGCAAAGTACCAGCAGCCTGGTACCGCCGATAACGTTGTTGATTTCCGCCTCATAACTGGCAAAATCATCCCAGTCTTTCTTATTATCGATCCAGTACGGGTTACCGCTAACCCTTAATCCGTCAAAACCCCGTGACAAAGCTCCATCGTGCATTTCCATCCACATATCGAGCGTTCTCTTGAGGTCAAAACTTCCTCC is a genomic window of Dehalococcoidales bacterium containing:
- a CDS encoding MEDS domain-containing protein translates to MEPAGKRNSGITLVGDLPWGTHFCQFYTTKKDLLDTLVPYFKAGLENNELCVWVTSDFVTEADALRAMKKGLPGFSGYLDKGQIEIFPYTDWYLKGGSFDLKRTLDMWMEMHDGALSRGFDGLRVSGNPYWIDNKKDWDDFASYEAEINNVIGGTRLLVLCTYSLKKCGVAEILDVVKNHEFALAMNRGAWQLIGAPAAG